One stretch of Nicotiana tabacum cultivar K326 chromosome 18, ASM71507v2, whole genome shotgun sequence DNA includes these proteins:
- the LOC107825204 gene encoding uncharacterized protein LOC107825204, with amino-acid sequence MDETFIQRKRTANVVGSMVIPKYCDPKTVYTPKDIQTDMLSEHGVNLSYMQSWRAKEKDLQFLRGNPADSYSKLPKYFYILEETYPGSVVKLKKTADECFLYAFVALCTSISGWQHCRPVVVVDGTFLKSAYRGIMLIASTMDAAGTILPLAYAVVDSENDASWKWSKFKKGHLQLHELYFATARSYTLDEFNERMSKIEEVDPRVKSYLYDIGYHRWSRVHATVNRTWTMTSNIAESLNAVTKDARELPIFDLLEYMRTLLERWTNEKLLKAKGTFTFLGAKFNKELDDNITISQKLKVRASTDHIHTVVDGVKRYIVCLENKKCSCGQFQLEELPCAHALAALRHRNKIYENYCSPYYTRESLLRMYEMPVNPLPDESKWNVPQHILDEVVKPPTGDKRQPGRPQKERYKTYDEIKSKKYKVSCGNCGGEGHNKRSCKNAPKKK; translated from the exons ATGGACGAAACATTCATACAGCGCAAACGTACTGCAAATGTAGTTGGTAGCATGGTAATTCCAAAGTATTGTGATCCTAAGACTGTTTACACACCAAAGGACATACAGACTGACATGTTATCCGAACACGGAGTGAACCTAAGTTACATGCAATcatggagagcaaaggaaaaggATTTACAGTTTTTGAGAGGGAATCCGGCTGACTCTTACAGCaaattacccaaatatttttatattcttgagGAGACTTATCCTGGTTCGGTTGTTAAATTGAAAAAGACAGCAGATGAATGCTTCTTATACGCATTTGTTGCTCTTTGTACATCAATAAGTGGTTGGCAACATTGTAGGCCAGTAGTAGTGGTTGATGGGACATTCTTAAAATCAGCCTACAGGGGGATTATGTTGATAGCAAGCACCATGGATGCAGCAG GAACAATATTGCCCTTGGCATATGCTGTGGTTGATTCTGAAAACGACGCATCTTGGAAgtg gTCAAAATTCAAGAAGGGTCATCTACAATTGCATGAATTGTACTTTGCTACAGCACGGTCATACACTctggatgaatttaatgaaaggatgTCGAAGATTGAAGAGGTAGACCCGCGTGTGAAATCTTACCTATATGATATTGGTTATCATAGATGGTCAAGAGTACATGCAACAGTGAATAGAACGTGGACAATGACATCAAATATTGCAGAGTCGTTGAACGCAGTAACAAAAGATGCAAGAGAGCTGCCGATATTTGACCTTTTAGAGTATATGCGGACACTGCTAGAACGTTGGACCAATGAGAAGTTATTGAAGGCGAAGGGTACTTTCACATTTCTTGGGGCCAAATTCAATAAAGAATTAGATGACAACATAACAATATCTCAGAAGCTTAAG gtgagggcttcaacaGATCATATACATACTGTGGTAGATGGTGTGAAGCGGTACATTGTGTGTCTAGAAAACAAGAAATGTAGCTGTGGCCAATTCCAACTTGAAGAACTTCCATGTGCGCATGCTTTGGCAGCATTAAGGCACAGgaataaaatatatgaaaactaTTGCTCTCCGTATTACACAAGGGAGAGCCTTCTGCGTATGTATGAAATGCCAGTAAATCCTCTTCCTGATGAAAGCAAATGGAATGTGCCACAACATATTTTGGATGAGGTAGTAAAACCACCGACGGGAGATAAAAGACAGCCAGGGAGACCTCAAAAGGAAAGATATAAAACCTATGATGAAATAAAGTCAAAGAAGTACAAGGTGTCATGTGGAAATTGTGGAGgtgaagggcataacaaaagatcttgtaagAATGCGCCCAAGAAGAAATGA